The following coding sequences lie in one Equus przewalskii isolate Varuska chromosome 25, EquPr2, whole genome shotgun sequence genomic window:
- the PROX2 gene encoding prospero homeobox protein 2, giving the protein MDPNSGVLSPPSPACSHLAELCMEGGRSPSAQEQSRDFPFPWSPVPNSSLADPDWFWDEHIQAKRARVETTVRGMCLSPNPLVPVNIRARDSPRCPEKVRERKRKQSLPTQQGPLKPGPARDHGSRKGGPRVREQLHLLKQQLRHLQEHILQAAEPRDTAQGPGGSEKGRGPLSVKQRNGYGSRPWAKGSDHQQGSNGDFSRVEKHRVSQVEYQSEEPRFIPSGTRALLEILRKELTGAVSRAVDSVLQKVLLDPSGHLTQLGRSFQGLVPEGRSEPSPPKGGACKDPLPLATLSRRAQPQAGVPLGNVSLAKPLDSPRYPVSPRMIPNPYQGAPANCPLTVPSHIQENQILSQLLGHGPNGHWNSCLPQDSSSQSHPSSESALQPWGAVKLRPSVLDQQPYPLPFTSTRVERLPLLPSVKMEQGGLQAVTDALPFPSSHIQEGLNPGHLKKAKLMFFFTRYPSSNLLKAYFPDVQFNRCITSQMIKWFSNFREFYYIQMEKFARQAISDGVTNPKMLVVLRDSELFRALNMHYNKGNDFEVPDCFLEIASLTLQEFFRAVSAGKDSDPSWKKPIYKIISKLDSDIPEIFKSSSYP; this is encoded by the exons ATGGACCCAAACTCTGGTGTGCTTTCCCCTCCATCCCCGGCCTGCTCCCATCTGGCAGAACTCTGTATGGAAGGTGGGAGAAGCCCATCCGCtcaagagcagagcagagacttCCCTTTTCCCTGGAGCCCGGTCCCCAACTCCAGCCTCGCTGACCCTGATTGGTTTTGGGATGAGCACATCCAGGCAAAGAGAGCCAGAGTGGAGACCACCGTCCGAGGCATGTGCCTCTCCCCTAACCCTCTAGTGCCGGTCAACATCCGAGCCAGGGACAGCCCACGCTGCCCAGAGAAGGTCCGGGAGCGGAAGAGGAAGCAGAGCCTTCCCACGCAGCAAGGGCCTCTGAAGCCAGGCCCTGCCAGGGACCATGGCAGCAGGAAGGGGGGCCCTCGGGTGAGAGAACAGCTTCATCTGCTGAAGCAGCAGCTAAGACATCTGCAGGAGCACATCCTACAGGCTGCTGAGCCCAGAGACAcggcccagggcccaggaggctcTGAGAAGGGGAGGGGCCCTCTGAGTGTAAAGCAGAGGAATGGCTATGGTTCTAGGCCCTGGGCTAAGGGCAGTGACCACCAGCAGGGTTCCAATGGGGACTTCTCCAGGGTGGAAAAACACAGAGTATCTCAGGTTGAATACCAGTCTGAGGAACCCAGGTTCATTCCTTCTGGAACACGGGCTTTGCTGGAGATTCTGAGGAAAGAATTGACCGGGGCAGTGTCCCGGGCTGTGGACTCAGTATTACAAAAGGTTCTATTGGATCCTTCAGGCCATCTGACTCAGCTGGGCAGAAGCTTCCAAGGGCTGGTGCCAGAGGGTAGAAGTGAGCCCTCACCTCCTAAGGGAGGTGCCTGTAAAGATCCACTTCCTCTGGCTACCTTGTCCAGGAGGGCTCAGCCACAGGCTGGGGTCCCACTGGGAAACGTATCACTGGCCAAGCCTCTAGATTCTCCTAGGTACCCTGTCTCCCCAAGAATGATCCCTAACCCCTATCAGGGTGCCCCAGCAAACTGTCCCTTGACTGTGCCTTCCCACATCCAGGAAAATCAGATTCTTAGCCAGCTTCTGGGTCATGGACCCAATGGTCACTGGAACAGCTGTCTTCCCCAGGACTCATCTTCCCAAAGTCACCCCTCCTCAGAGTCTGCCCTGCAACCTTGGGGTGCTGTCAAACTGCGACCGTCGGTTTTGGACCAGCAGCCGTACCCTCTGCCCTTCACTTCCACCCGTGTGGAAAGACTGCCCCTTCTTCCCTCGGTGAAGATGGAACAGGGCGGCCTGCAGGCTGTCACAGATGCACTTCCTTTTCCTTCC TCGCATATCCAG GAGGGCCTAAACCCTGGTCACTTGAAGAAGGCCAAACTAATGTTTTTCTTCACGCGCTACCCCAGCTCCAACCTCCTGAAGGCTTATTTCCCTGACGTTCAG TTCAACCGCTGCATTACCTCTCAGATGATCAAGTGGTTCAGCAACTTTCGTGAGTTTTATTACATCCAAATGGAGAAATTTGCCCGGCAAGCGATTTCAGATGGTGTCACAAATCCCAAAATGCTGGTGGTACTCCGCGACTCAGAACTTTTTCGAGCTCTCAATATGCACTACAACAAGGGAAATGACTTTGAG GTTCCAGATTGCTTCTTGGAAATTGCCAGCTTGACGTTACAGGAGTTCTTCAGGGCTGTCTCCGCAGGGAAAGACTCAGATCCTTCCTGGAAGAAacccatttataaaattatttcgaAACTGGACAGTGACATCCCAGAGATATTCAAATCTTCCAGCTATCCCTAG